Proteins encoded by one window of Streptomyces sp. NBC_01571:
- a CDS encoding glycosyltransferase family 4 protein has translation MSHVSSHSPHGQSPLRTVQVLGGGSAGSSAHVRSLASGLVARGVRVTVCAPAEADRAYGFTGVGAQHVPVPRSGDPASVAALRIACADADLVHAHGLHAALRATLALSGRRTPLVVTWHTRSHAEGARAHLLRLLERRVARAASVVLATSSDLVDRARRRGARDARLSAVAIPAPRKAVEYGDPDRLRHKARAELGATERPLLMAVGSLDRHRGYGTLLDAARAWRDLDPVPLLVIAGEGPLRTVLQGRVEDEELPVRLLGRREDVSELLPAADLALLPSGWESRSVLAQEALHAGVPLVATAVGGIPELVGDAAELVPYADAQALAEAVVRLLGDPVRREQLSERGVRQAAGWPTEDETVEQVLSVYDELTQAWPLV, from the coding sequence GTGAGCCACGTGAGCAGCCACTCACCGCACGGCCAGTCGCCGCTGCGCACCGTGCAGGTGCTCGGCGGCGGAAGCGCGGGCAGCAGCGCGCATGTGCGGTCGCTGGCCTCGGGCCTCGTCGCCCGTGGTGTGCGGGTCACCGTCTGCGCTCCTGCCGAGGCCGACCGCGCGTACGGATTCACCGGTGTGGGCGCCCAGCACGTCCCGGTGCCGCGCAGCGGTGACCCCGCCTCCGTGGCCGCGCTGCGGATCGCCTGCGCGGACGCCGACCTCGTGCACGCGCACGGGCTGCACGCCGCGCTGCGGGCCACGCTCGCGCTCAGCGGGCGGCGCACCCCACTCGTCGTCACGTGGCACACCCGTTCGCATGCCGAGGGGGCCCGGGCCCATCTGCTGCGTCTGCTGGAGCGGCGCGTCGCCAGGGCCGCCTCCGTCGTCCTCGCCACCTCCTCGGACCTGGTGGATCGCGCCCGCCGCCGCGGGGCCCGGGACGCCCGGCTCTCCGCCGTCGCGATTCCGGCGCCGCGCAAGGCCGTCGAGTACGGGGACCCCGACCGGCTGCGTCACAAGGCGCGGGCCGAACTCGGCGCCACCGAGCGCCCGTTGCTCATGGCGGTGGGCTCCCTCGACCGGCACCGCGGATACGGCACCCTGCTGGACGCCGCGCGCGCGTGGCGGGACCTCGATCCCGTGCCGCTCCTCGTGATCGCCGGCGAGGGTCCGCTGCGGACCGTCCTCCAGGGACGTGTCGAGGACGAGGAACTGCCCGTCAGGCTGCTCGGCCGGCGCGAGGACGTCTCCGAGCTGCTGCCCGCGGCCGATCTCGCGCTGCTGCCGAGCGGCTGGGAATCCCGTTCCGTCCTCGCCCAGGAGGCCCTGCACGCGGGCGTCCCGCTGGTGGCGACCGCGGTCGGCGGCATCCCCGAACTGGTCGGTGACGCCGCCGAGCTCGTCCCGTACGCGGACGCGCAGGCGCTCGCTGAGGCCGTGGTGCGCCTTCTCGGTGATCCGGTGCGCCGGGAGCAACTCAGCGAAAGGGGAGTGCGGCAGGCCGCCGGCTGGCCGACCGAGGACGAGACGGTGGAGCAAGTGCTCAGTGTCTACGACGAGTTGACCCAGGCCTGGCCCCTCGTCTAG
- a CDS encoding CTP synthase: MPPAAFRNSTATTTKHIFVTGGVASSLGKGLTASSLGALLKARGLRVTMQKLDPYLNVDPGTMNPFQHGEVFVTNDGAETDLDIGHYERFLDVDLDGSANVTTGQVYSTVIAKERRGEYLGDTVQVIPHITNEIKHRIRRMATDDVDVVITEVGGTVGDIESLPFLETVRQVRHEVGRDNVFVVHISLLPYIGPSGELKTKPTQHSVAALRNIGIQPDAIVLRADREVPTAIKRKISLMCDVDEAAVVAAIDAKSIYDIPKVLHTEGLDAYVVRKLDLPFRDVDWTTWDDLLDRVHNPEHEINMALVGKYIDLPDAYLSVTEALRAGGFANKARVKIKWVTSDDCKTPAGAAKQLGDVDAICIPGGFGDRGVSGKVGAIQYARENRIPLLGLCLGLQCIVIEAARNLAGIPDANSTEFDSATAHPVISTMAEQLDIVAGEGDMGGTMRLGMYPAKLAEGSIAREVYDGKEYVEERHRHRYEVNNAYRGELEQKAGLQFSGTSPDGKLVEYVEYPREVHPYLVATQAHPELRSRPTRPHPLFAGLVKAAVQRKTGN; the protein is encoded by the coding sequence ATGCCGCCCGCTGCTTTCCGAAACAGCACTGCCACGACGACCAAGCACATCTTCGTCACCGGGGGTGTCGCCTCCTCCCTCGGCAAGGGTCTGACCGCCTCCAGCCTGGGCGCGCTGCTCAAGGCGCGCGGGCTGCGGGTCACCATGCAGAAGCTCGACCCGTATCTGAACGTCGACCCCGGCACCATGAACCCGTTCCAGCACGGTGAGGTGTTCGTCACCAACGACGGCGCCGAGACCGACCTGGACATCGGACACTACGAGCGCTTCCTCGACGTCGACTTGGACGGCTCCGCCAATGTCACTACAGGACAGGTGTACTCGACGGTCATCGCCAAGGAGCGGCGCGGCGAGTACCTGGGCGACACGGTCCAGGTGATCCCGCACATCACCAACGAGATCAAGCACCGCATCCGCCGCATGGCCACCGACGACGTGGACGTCGTGATCACCGAGGTCGGCGGCACGGTCGGCGACATCGAGTCGCTGCCGTTCCTGGAGACCGTCCGCCAGGTCCGTCACGAGGTCGGCCGCGACAACGTGTTCGTCGTGCACATCTCGCTCCTCCCGTACATCGGCCCGTCCGGGGAGCTGAAGACGAAGCCGACCCAACACTCGGTCGCGGCGCTGCGCAACATCGGTATCCAGCCCGACGCGATCGTGCTGCGCGCCGACCGCGAGGTGCCGACCGCGATCAAGCGCAAGATCTCGCTGATGTGCGACGTGGACGAGGCGGCCGTGGTCGCGGCCATCGACGCCAAGTCGATCTACGACATCCCGAAGGTCCTGCACACCGAGGGCCTGGACGCGTACGTCGTCCGCAAGCTCGACCTGCCGTTCCGTGACGTGGACTGGACGACCTGGGACGACCTGCTCGACCGCGTGCACAACCCCGAGCACGAGATCAACATGGCGCTGGTCGGCAAGTACATCGACCTGCCCGACGCCTACCTCTCGGTCACCGAGGCCCTGCGCGCCGGCGGCTTCGCCAACAAGGCCCGCGTGAAGATCAAGTGGGTCACCTCGGACGACTGCAAGACCCCCGCCGGCGCGGCGAAGCAGCTCGGTGACGTCGACGCGATCTGCATCCCCGGCGGCTTCGGGGACCGCGGTGTGTCGGGCAAGGTCGGAGCGATCCAGTACGCCCGCGAGAACCGGATCCCGCTGCTCGGTCTCTGCCTCGGCCTGCAGTGCATCGTGATCGAGGCCGCCCGCAACCTGGCCGGCATCCCGGACGCCAATTCCACCGAGTTCGACTCCGCCACCGCGCACCCCGTCATCTCCACCATGGCCGAGCAGCTCGACATCGTGGCCGGCGAGGGTGACATGGGCGGGACGATGCGCCTGGGCATGTACCCGGCCAAGCTCGCCGAGGGCTCCATCGCGCGGGAGGTGTACGACGGCAAGGAGTACGTCGAGGAGCGCCACCGGCACCGCTACGAGGTGAACAACGCCTACCGCGGCGAGCTGGAGCAGAAAGCCGGTCTGCAGTTCTCCGGCACCTCCCCCGACGGCAAGCTCGTGGAGTACGTCGAGTACCCCCGCGAGGTGCACCCCTACCTGGTCGCGACCCAGGCGCACCCCGAGCTGCGCTCCCGTCCGACCCGCCCGCACCCGCTCTTCGCCGGCCTGGTGAAGGCCGCGGTGCAGCGCAAGACGGGCAACTAG
- a CDS encoding glycoside hydrolase family 15 protein, with protein MAGRIEDYALIGDMQTAALVCRDGTVDWLCLPRFDSHAIFAGLLGTEEHGFWRLGPAHAADAEPPTAARRSYRGDSLILESEWDTPRGTVRVTDFMPPRDGAPQLIRIVEGVTGRVPMRSALRMRFSYGRVVPWVHKHEGRTVAVAGPDSVWFDTPCETYGKALTTYADFTVAPGDRIAFTISWEPSHKQPPALPEPEQALEATEEFWRDWVDQCTYHGPYREAVVRSLITLKALTYAPTGGIVAAPTTSLPEEIGGVRNWDYRYTWLRDAAITLSSLLRTGYREEARAWREWLLRAVAGDPENLQIMYGIAGERELGEAELDWLPGYENSGPVRVGNGAAHQLQLDVYGEVTEALHLAHMTGLSRNDYASLLQLKLIRYLEDHWDQPDEGIWEVRGPRRHFVHSKVMAWVAVDRTIKLIESGDADGPLEKWRELRDDIHRDVCEKGYDKERNTFTQSYGSRELDASLLLIPQMGFLPPDDKRVIGTIEAIQRELSTSDGFILRYPTSGEDAGVDGLEGDEGAFLACSFWMADDLAMIGRVDEARKLFERLLALRNDLGLLAEEWDPRLQRQVGNFPQAFSHVPLIDTALRLTASGAYGG; from the coding sequence GTGGCCGGGCGCATCGAGGACTACGCACTCATCGGAGACATGCAGACCGCAGCGCTGGTCTGCCGGGACGGCACAGTGGACTGGCTGTGCCTGCCCCGCTTCGACTCCCATGCCATCTTCGCGGGACTGCTCGGCACGGAGGAACACGGATTCTGGCGGCTCGGCCCGGCCCACGCGGCCGACGCCGAACCGCCGACGGCGGCACGCCGCTCGTACCGCGGCGACTCGCTGATCCTCGAATCCGAGTGGGACACCCCCCGCGGCACGGTCCGCGTGACCGATTTCATGCCACCGCGTGACGGCGCGCCGCAGCTCATCCGCATCGTGGAAGGCGTCACGGGCCGCGTCCCGATGCGCTCCGCGCTGCGGATGCGGTTCAGCTACGGGCGGGTGGTGCCCTGGGTGCACAAGCACGAGGGACGCACGGTCGCCGTGGCCGGACCGGACTCGGTCTGGTTCGACACCCCCTGCGAGACCTACGGCAAGGCGTTGACCACGTACGCCGACTTCACGGTGGCACCGGGTGACCGGATCGCGTTCACCATCTCGTGGGAGCCCTCGCACAAGCAGCCCCCCGCGCTGCCCGAGCCCGAGCAGGCCCTGGAGGCCACCGAGGAGTTCTGGCGCGACTGGGTCGACCAGTGCACGTACCACGGCCCCTACCGCGAGGCCGTCGTCCGCTCGCTGATCACCCTCAAGGCCCTCACGTACGCGCCCACGGGCGGCATCGTCGCGGCGCCCACCACCTCCCTGCCGGAGGAGATCGGTGGCGTACGCAACTGGGACTACCGCTACACCTGGCTGCGCGACGCCGCGATCACCCTCTCCTCCCTGCTGCGCACCGGCTACCGCGAGGAGGCCCGGGCCTGGCGCGAGTGGCTGCTGCGCGCGGTCGCGGGCGACCCGGAGAACCTCCAGATCATGTACGGCATCGCGGGCGAACGGGAGTTGGGCGAGGCGGAACTCGACTGGCTTCCCGGATACGAGAATTCGGGCCCGGTCCGGGTCGGCAACGGCGCCGCGCACCAGCTCCAGCTGGATGTGTACGGAGAGGTCACCGAGGCCCTGCACCTGGCCCACATGACCGGTCTGTCCCGCAACGACTACGCCTCGCTGCTCCAGTTGAAGCTGATCCGCTATCTGGAGGACCACTGGGACCAGCCGGACGAGGGCATCTGGGAGGTCCGCGGCCCGCGCCGGCACTTCGTGCACTCCAAGGTGATGGCCTGGGTCGCCGTCGACCGCACCATCAAGCTCATCGAGTCGGGCGACGCGGACGGCCCGCTGGAGAAGTGGCGCGAACTGCGCGACGACATCCACCGGGACGTGTGCGAGAAGGGCTACGACAAGGAGCGCAACACGTTCACGCAGTCGTACGGCTCCAGGGAGCTGGACGCCTCGCTGCTCCTGATCCCGCAGATGGGCTTCCTGCCGCCCGACGACAAGCGCGTGATCGGCACCATCGAGGCGATCCAGCGCGAGCTGTCCACCTCCGACGGCTTCATCCTGCGCTACCCGACCTCCGGCGAGGACGCGGGCGTGGACGGGCTGGAGGGCGACGAGGGTGCCTTCCTCGCGTGCTCGTTCTGGATGGCGGACGACCTGGCGATGATCGGCCGGGTCGACGAGGCCCGCAAGCTCTTCGAGCGGCTGCTGGCGCTCCGCAACGACCTGGGTCTGCTGGCCGAGGAGTGGGACCCGCGCCTGCAGCGCCAGGTGGGCAACTTCCCGCAGGCCTTCAGCCACGTGCCGCTGATCGACACGGCACTGAGGCTGACAGCCAGCGGGGCGTACGGCGGCTAG
- a CDS encoding PucR family transcriptional regulator, protein MDSRTDSSFDTQGAGITVQRALELPGLRSGLPEILAGADRLQRTVRWVHAGEVPNIASLLKGGELLLTTGYGLGTRPADQRAFVRTLAERGIAALVVELGPRFARLPAALVETARSAGLPLVQLHREVPFVAVTEEIHTEIVNGHYALLQQAEEVHRRCTEALLGGGGVPQVLRILADFSGNPVFLETADGQLLYAAGSGSAGADPLQVWEGLRGQHKEQPPAGTTLVDVPGGGPGTGAVRARLVLLPVGAPITPVHRIAAERAAGILAVVLMQARQEEELAARGRGDFLTDLAEGRIQAEDAPAQARVLGFKPGRSPLLPVVMRLADGLSPGGGWAVLARAVAEELASVGVPVLLGVRPVEGRVPLLLGLRSESERQAVADRVALALRAGVERAGMQRPGALPPVVVVGVAGGWAAASAGLRHAAETATAAQGLSDRPWYDARRLDIDLLLWRLRDHPDLAAFVDRAIGPLRDHDHRSRPPLLPTLETYLAHAGRKAETARELHLNRQTLYNRLARIGELLGTDLDDPQTVLALSLALRARRHVS, encoded by the coding sequence ATGGACAGCCGTACGGACAGCAGCTTCGACACCCAGGGCGCCGGAATCACCGTGCAGCGGGCGCTGGAGCTGCCCGGGCTGCGCAGCGGACTGCCGGAGATCCTCGCGGGAGCCGACCGGCTGCAGCGCACCGTGCGCTGGGTGCACGCGGGCGAGGTCCCGAACATCGCCTCACTGCTCAAGGGCGGCGAACTGCTCCTGACCACGGGCTACGGCCTCGGCACCCGCCCGGCCGACCAGCGGGCCTTCGTCCGGACACTGGCCGAGCGCGGCATCGCGGCGCTCGTCGTCGAACTCGGCCCGCGTTTCGCACGGCTGCCCGCGGCCCTCGTCGAGACGGCCCGCTCGGCCGGCCTCCCCCTCGTCCAGCTCCACCGGGAAGTGCCCTTCGTCGCGGTCACGGAGGAGATCCACACCGAGATCGTCAACGGCCACTACGCGCTGCTCCAGCAGGCCGAGGAGGTGCACCGGCGCTGCACCGAGGCCCTTCTCGGCGGCGGCGGTGTCCCCCAGGTCCTGCGCATCCTGGCCGACTTCAGCGGCAACCCGGTCTTCCTGGAGACCGCGGACGGACAGCTCCTGTACGCCGCCGGGTCCGGCTCCGCGGGCGCCGATCCGCTCCAGGTGTGGGAGGGTCTGCGCGGCCAGCACAAGGAACAGCCGCCCGCCGGCACGACGCTCGTGGACGTGCCCGGCGGCGGCCCCGGTACCGGCGCGGTACGGGCCCGGCTGGTCCTGCTGCCGGTGGGCGCCCCGATCACCCCCGTGCACCGGATCGCGGCGGAGCGGGCCGCCGGCATCCTGGCCGTCGTCCTGATGCAGGCCCGCCAGGAGGAGGAGCTCGCCGCGCGCGGGCGCGGCGACTTCCTGACCGACCTCGCGGAGGGCCGTATCCAGGCGGAGGACGCTCCCGCCCAGGCCCGGGTGCTCGGTTTCAAGCCGGGCAGGAGCCCGCTCCTGCCCGTCGTGATGCGGCTCGCCGACGGTCTGTCCCCCGGCGGAGGCTGGGCGGTCCTGGCCCGGGCCGTCGCGGAGGAACTGGCTTCGGTGGGGGTACCGGTCCTGCTCGGCGTACGGCCCGTCGAGGGCCGTGTCCCGCTCCTGCTCGGCCTGCGTTCGGAGTCCGAGCGCCAGGCGGTCGCCGACCGGGTGGCGCTGGCGCTGCGGGCGGGCGTGGAGCGCGCGGGGATGCAGCGGCCCGGTGCGCTGCCACCGGTGGTGGTGGTCGGCGTCGCGGGCGGCTGGGCAGCCGCCTCGGCGGGTCTGCGGCACGCGGCGGAGACGGCGACCGCCGCGCAGGGCCTGTCGGACCGCCCCTGGTACGACGCCCGCCGCCTCGACATCGACCTGCTCCTCTGGCGTCTGCGCGACCACCCGGACCTGGCGGCCTTCGTGGACCGCGCCATCGGCCCCCTCCGCGACCACGACCACCGCTCCAGGCCTCCGCTGCTGCCCACCCTGGAGACGTACCTGGCGCACGCGGGCCGCAAGGCGGAGACGGCCCGCGAGCTGCATCTCAACCGGCAGACCCTCTACAACCGCCTTGCCAGGATCGGGGAGTTGCTGGGCACGGACCTGGACGACCCGCAGACGGTACTGGCGTTGAGCCTGGCACTGCGCGCACGAAGGCATGTTTCCTGA